In a genomic window of Phacochoerus africanus isolate WHEZ1 chromosome 6, ROS_Pafr_v1, whole genome shotgun sequence:
- the WDR97 gene encoding WD repeat-containing protein 97 isoform X6: MESVESGPLPPAPDLCGVDVYDVPDPGLLTEKNEPSFSEPVPQRFTSSSEWQSMTVCSRARQLWLLLRASLQSFVEKAKRAELRAARLTHGLEPLRRLAVAAGLCSVAQDPVGRRFVVLDGAGLLHLHREDGLAQEKLPAPITLTGLVAVLGPLGAVGRFVGWGPAGLAILRSDLSLLWLSKPGLFRAPGHEPICCLPVPNPGLLLVAAAGGILALWKFRSGGRCLVPQGSPLQLPASPPGALVRLALGPQPPCHLPCCFAACGSAVLTCDLHTWALIDVRRDLHKTTVSDLAYCSELEAMVTASRDSTVKVWEADWQIRMVFVGHSGPVTAVAVLPNTSLVLSASQDGTLRTWDLQAAAQVGEVALSCWDRSVPPESVSRLLAPAGPGWPLLSLRASSVELWCLRELYSPLAQLSAPVLHLQVVPVLPTLAPPAPQLPVRLVCACADGSVSLVSALTGRVVNALLLEPEDRAAAVAYCLQREVLWLLTRTGHLLCANSARCPMQVLHRLRPPLPPTPRPCCLHLYSHLTDPRSAFASWEIVCQHKGDLCHRDMAWTWKDKNRWVPQPARAGRGDRATQQARVARRYLPVVGHTDGTLSVLELRSSKTVFRTEAHSPGPVTAIASTWNSVVSSGGDLTVKMWRVFPYAEESLGLLRTFSCCHPAVALCALGSRVTVGFEDPDSATYGLVQYGLGNSPRCDHRPQDDPTDHITGLCCCPALKLYACSSLDCTIRIWTAENRLLRLLQLNGAPQALTFCSNSGDLVLALGSRLCLVSHRLYLPTSYLVKKLCQETPDEVHGPPLTNKESLASAQPQRLANLHGVAGLSMASSFIHRQTATPQQPVLEEVGWVLPLACPLPPAPCLCPCPGHSPSVPGAGLGHPWLSGQHTARLKEEWAHPRPPPQDLQALIARDHDLQQLGLGLVGPAARPPPSWQQRQEAFDNYLRLIYGPDLLVSEGFPQPLPLPWASGTAHLPHPPCQGTCSGRESQRWSTTTVTVERDTRDACALPGPSQAGVCAEAPTVPTVLPPQDLGTQGRRFARPPRVTLPIPPTHRRVHSRASQLLARSSLSSDLGLSLDLQLQSEPLLGEKPVAPDPPSYLQHRIPLLPKRRPQALLSNLGGFYPATIQPDKDSRRPIHFPGCVPNSVVLQQMWQPGQVGGLKALCQLMGSRPKVGHSRDDLGLRQGGWRHHAKWQQNLLQWLGDAEEQGELVLDLASDSLSPHGQPSDQLLESREQEAEVGRQGAVAGPQELLGEEGSAAVATPLPHQSSRFLLRKPSGSPDTTIRKESYFCRPQYRHRRSLWGERYGHLPRFLHFLIGQNWFKKLFPIFTLEAYPEVGTVEGLASLFLDLLEEASWADRGHILHALLRLLPDVSQDLCSRLQGVLLCLLNRDQPPSLEVSPESRAPPGSGLRHQAELPPTPQDPTQKQFVMLALQLLLACSLDAREVVLELSAYFLYSPAPCRPEIQKLMDGLGLQDPQGFLFQEMTTWVRAPDLGSKAALRERCRQKLEEMMQPLQVRAGSAGGAPARRASRRRLPRLSPWAEERAEPGEASRLLAPALALPPGLSPTPQLPVCHRRESGGVVSGWRGGSTSPASLRGGGGRGRFHPGQDTPSPGSLPQTEAWQPSVAKLSEMLPKIALPPPKGAPPPMSMLSGTTAHVSVTPSVHSGTPSSISWTPARVVSPGELDSAAPEAQAQQMRPQRSSGRSRRALSETLVHFRPFPEVHPWSSAPAALLDEPLPLEQTDWSRSKMLDLGPIDALNFFCEQQRARQQGVLQGEFERPRRPPRLHPRGPNTVVPQPRDRRHYPILRLQEAQVQRPPVKVRGHVLSRLWEDHTLDSPARMLKLPLPRVEPQPFPRDWPRPSRPLPPGLLQPALQRYFLLDGAHPDSYS; the protein is encoded by the exons ATGGAGTCGGTGGAAAGCGgccccctgcctccagccccggACCTGTGTGGTGTTGACGTCTATGACGTCCCGGACCCGGGGCTGCTCACGGAAAAGAACG AGCCATCGTTTTCAGAGCCAGTCCCCCAGCGTTTTACCAGCAGCTCAGAGTGGCAGAGCATGACTGTGTGCAGCCGTGCCCGCCAGCTGTGGCTGCTTCTGCGTGCAAGCCTCCAGAGCTTCGTGGAAAAG GCAAAGAGAGCTGAGCTGCGCGCGGCGCGCCTGACGCACGGGCTGGAGCCACTGCGCCGCCTGGCGGTGGCAGCCGGGCTGTGTTCAGTGGCGCAGGACCCGGTGGGTAGACGCTTCGTGGTGCTGGACGGCGCAGGCCTCCTACACCTGCACAGAGAGGACGGCTTGGCACAGGAGAAGTTGCCGGCTCCCATCACACTTACAGGGCTGGTGGCAGTGCTGGGCCCGCTGGGTGCCGTGGGCCGCTTTGTGGGCTGGGGCCCAGCGGGTCTGGCTATACTAAGGTCTGACCTCAGCTTACTGTGGCTGAGTAAGCCAGGGCTGTTCAGAGCACCTGGCCACGAGCCCATCTGCTGCCTGCCGGTGCCCAATCCCGGGCTGCTGCTGGTGGCAGCGGCAGGCGGCATCCTGGCCCTCTGGAAGTTCCGTTCAGGGGGTCGCTGCCTGGTTCCACAGGGGTCgcctctgcagctgccagcaagcCCCCCAGGAGCGCTCGTGCGCCTGGCTCTGGGGCCTCAGCCCCCCTGTCACCTCCCATGCTGCTTTGCAGCCTGCGGCTCTGCTGTGCTCACCTGCGATCTGCACACCTGGGCTCTCATAGATGTGCGACGGGACTTGCACAAAAC CACCGTCTCGGACCTGGCGTACTGCAGTGAGCTCGAGGCCATGGTGACAGCGTCCCGGGACAGCACAGTGAAGGTGTGGGAGGCAGACTGGCAGATCCGGATGGTGTTCGTGGGCCACTCAG GCCCggtgactgctgtggctgtgctcccGAACACGTCCCTGGTGCTGTCGGCTTCGCAGGACGGGACGCTTCGCACGTGGGACCTGCAGGCAGCGGCGCAGGTGGGAGAGGTGGCACTGAGCTGCTGGGACCGGAGCGTGCCGCCCGAGAGCGTGAGCCGCCTGCTGGCCCCTGCCGGCCCGGGCTGGCCCTTGCTCTCCTTGCGCGCCAGCAGCGTGGAGTTGTGGTGCCTGCGTGAGCTCTACTCGCCCTTGGCACAGCTGTCGGCGccagtgctgcacctgcaggtgGTGCCCGTGCTGCCCACGCTGGCGCCCCCGGCCCCTCAGCTGCCGGTGCGCCTTGTGTGCGCATGCGCCGACGGCTCAGTTTCCCTGGTCTCGGCCTTGACCGGACGCGTGGTGAACGCGCTTCTGCTCGAGCCCGAAGACCGCGCGGCCGCTGTGGCCTATTGCCTGCAGCGAGAGGTGCTGTGGCTGCTGACGCGCACCGGGCACCTGCTGTGCGCCAATTCTGCGCGCTGCCCCATGCAGGTGCTGCACCGCCTGCGCCCACCGctgccccccactcccaggcCCTGCTGCCTGCACCTCTACAGCCACCTCACAGACCCCAGGAGCGCGTTTGCCAGCTGGGAGATCGTGTGCCAGCACAAGggcgacctgtgccacagagaCATGGCCTGGACCTGGAAGGATAAGAACCGGTGGGTGCCACAGCCAGCGAGGGCTGGGCGAGGCGACAGGGCCACGCAACAGGCTCGTGTTGCCCGCAGGTACCTGCCTGTGGTGGGGCATACGGATGGCACCCTGTCGGTACTCGAGCTGCGCTCCTCCAAGACTGTTTTCCGAACGGAGGCTCACAGCCCAGGCCCCGTCACCGCCATCGCGTCCACCTGGAACAGCGTCGTGTCCTCGG GGGGAGACCTGACTGTGAAGATGTGGCGCGTCTTCCCCTACGCCGAAGAGAGCCTGGGTCTGCTGCGCACCTTCTCCTGCTGCCACCCGGCCGTGGCGCTCTGTGCCCTGGGGTCGCGCGTCACCGTGGGCTTTGAGGACCCAGACAGCGCCACCTACGGCTTGGTGCAGTATGGCCTGGGCAACAGTCCGCGCTGTGATCACCGGCCCCAGGATGACCCCACCGACCACATCACCG GCCTGTGCTGCTGTCCCGCCCTCAAGCTGTACGCCTGCTCCAGCCTGGACTGTACCATCCGCATCTGGACAGCGGAGAACCGCCTGCTGAG GCTCCTGCAGCTGAATGGTGCCCCTCAGGCCCTGACCTTCTGCAGCAACAGTGGGGACCTGGTGCTGGCACTGGGCTCCCGCCTCTGCCTGGTGTCACACAGGCTCTACCTGCCCACGTCTTACCTGGTTAAG AAGCTGTGCCAGGAGACGCCTGATGAGGTGCATGGCCCTCCACTGACCAACAAGGAGTCACTGGCATCAGCCCAGCCGCAGAGGCTTGCCAACCTGCATGGGGTGGCCGGCCTCAG CATGGCCTCGTCTTTCATCCATCGCCAGACGGCAACACCTCAGCAGCCTGTgttggaggaggtggggtgggtcCTGCCCCtagcctgccccctgccccctgccccctgcctctgcccctgcccaggcCACTCTCCATCAGTCCCTGGGGCAGGCCTGGGACACCCGTGGCTGTCTGGGCAGCACACAGCAAGGCTCAAGGAGGAATGGGCtcacccccgacccccaccccaggacttgCAGGCCCTCATCGCCCGGGACCACGACCTTCAGCAGCTAGGACTGGGGCTGGTGGGCCCGGCAGCCCGGCCCCCACCCTCCTGGCAGCAGCGCCAGGAGGCCTTTGATAACTACCTTCGTCTGATCTATGGCCCTGACCTGCTGGTGAGTGAGggcttcccccagcccctccctttgCCCTGGGCCTCTGGCACTGCCCATCTGCCCCACCCTCCCTGCCAGGGCACGTGCTCTGGACGAGAGTCCCAGCGATGGAGCACCACGACTGTCACGGTGGAGAGAGACACGCGGGATGCATGTGCCCTGCCTGGTCCCTCGCAGGCTGGCGTCTGCGCCGAAGCCCCAACAGTGCCGACAGTCCTGCCACCCCAGGACCTGGGCACCCAGGGCCGGCGCTTTGCCCGCCCTCCCCGAGTCACCTTGcccatcccccccacccaccgGAGGGTGCACAGCAGAGCATCCCAG CTGCTGGCCCGCTCCTCCCTGAGCTCCGACCTGGGCCTCAGtctggacctgcagctgcagtcGGAGCCGCTCCTCGGGGAGAAGCCTGTGGCCCCGGACCCACCATCCTACCTGCAGCACAGG ATCCCCCTGCTGCCGAAGAGGCGGCCCCAGGCGCTTCTCTCCAACCTCGGGGGCTTCTATCCTGCCACCATTCAGCCCGACAAG GACTCGAGGCGGCCCATCCACTTCCCTGGCTGTGTGCCCAACTCTGTGGTGCTGCAGCAGATGTGGCAACCCGGGCAGGTCGGCGGCCTCAAAGCCCTCTGCCAGCTCATGGGCAGCAGACCCAAG GTAGGACACAGCCGAGACGACCTGGGGCTGCGCCAGGGCGGCTGGCGGCACCACGCCAAGTGGCAGCAGAACCTGCTCCAGTGGCTGGGGGATGCAGAGGAGCAAGGAGAGCTGGTTCTGGACTTGGCCTCAGATTCTCTGAGCCCCCACGGGCAGCCTTCAGACCAGCTGCTGGAGTCCAGGGAGCAGGAGGCTGAAGTGGGCCGCCAGGGCGCTGTGGCCGGGCCTCAGGAGCTGCTTGGAGAGGAAGggtctgcagctgtggccacGCCCCTGCCCCATCAGAGCTCCAGGTTTTTGCTCCGGAAGCCCAGCGGCTCCCCAGACACCACCATCAGGAAAGAGAGCTATTTCTGCCGCCCCCAGTACCGCCACAGGCGCTCGCTCTGGGGAGAGCGCTATGGGCATCTGCCGAGGTTCCTGCATTTTCTCATCGGCCAGAACTGGTTCAAAAAGCTCTTCCCCATCTTCACTCTGGAG GCGTACCCTGAGGTGGGCACGGTGGAGGGCCTGGCCTCGCTGTTCTTGGACCTGCTGGAGGAGGCCTCCTGGGCAGACCGCGGGCACATCCTCCACGCGCTGCTGAGGCTGCTGCCTGACGTCAGCCAGGACCTCTGCAGCCGGCTGCAGGGCGTCCTCCTGTGCTTGCTCAACCGGGACCAGCCCCCCAGCCTCGAGGTGAGCCCGGAATCCCGCGCCCCACCCGGCTCGGGCCTCAGGCACCAAGCagagctcccccccacccctcaggacCCAACGCAGAAGCAGTTTGTGATGCTGGCGCTGCAGCTGCTCCTGGCCTGCTCCCTGGATGCGCGCGAGGTGGTGCTGGAGCTCTCGGCCTACTTCCTGTACTCGCCAGCGCCCTGCCG GCCGGAGATCCAGAAGCTGATGGACGGACTAGGCCTCCAGGACCCTCAGGGCTTCCTGTTCCAGGAGATGACGACCTGGGTCCGGGCTCCAGACCTCGGCTCCAAGGCCGCACTGCGCGAGCGCTGCCGCCAGAAGCTGGAGGAAATGATGCAGCCGTTGCAGGTCAGGGCGGGCAGCGCTGGGGGGGCGCCTGCCCGCAGAGCCTCTCGCCGCCGTCTCCCCAGGCTCTCCCCCTGGGCAGAGGAGCGAGCTGAGCCGGGCGAGGCCAGCAGGCTCCTCGCCCCGGCTCTGGCTCTGCCTCCCGggctctctcccaccccccagcTTCCTGTGTGCCACCGGAGGGAGTCTGGGGGGGTGGTCTCAGGCTGGCGAGGGGGCAGCACCTCTCCAGCCtccctgcggggggggggggggcggggccgcTTCCACCCGGGCcaggacaccccctcccccggctCCCTCCCGCAGACGGAAGCCTGGCAGCCGTCTGTAGCCAAGTTGTCCGAGATGCTGCCCAAGATAGCGCTTCCCCCTCCCAAGGGGGCCCCGCCACCCATGTCGATGCTCTCTGGGACAACTGCTCATGTATCTGTGACCCCCTCCGTCCACTCTGGGACACCCTCAAGCATCTCCTGGACGCCCGCACGGGTGGTCTCGCCTGGGGAGCTGGACTCGGCCGCGCCGGAGGCCCAGGCGCAGCAGATGCGCCCACAGAGGAGCTCGGGGCGGAGCAGACGTGCGCTGTCGGAGACACTGGTGCACTTCCGCCCCTTTCCTGAGGTCCACCCATGGTCCTCGGCCCCGGCCGCCCTGCTTGATGAGCCACTGCCCCTGGAGCAGACGGACTGGTCGCGGTCCAAAATGCTGGACCTGGGGCCCATCGACGCCCTCAACTTCTTCTGCGAGCAGCAGCGGGCTCGGCAGCAGGGCGTCCTGCAGGGGGAGTTTGAGCGCCCACGACGCCCCCCACGCCTGCACCCACGGGGCCCCAACACGGTGGTGCCACAGCCGCGGGATCGCCG GCACTACCCTATCCTCCGGCTTCAGGAGGCCCAAGTCCAGAGGCCTCCGGTGAAAGTGAGGG GCCACGTGCTGTCCCGGCTCTGGGAGGACCACACCCTGGACAGCCCCGCGAGGATGCTGAAGCTGCCCCTGCCCCGGGTGGAGCCGCAGCCTTTTCCCCGAGACTGGCCCAGGCCCTCCCGTCCGCTGCCCCCGGGGCTCCTGCAGCCTGCCCTGCAGCGCTACTTCCTGTTAGATGGCGCGCACCCCGACAGCTACAGCTGA
- the WDR97 gene encoding WD repeat-containing protein 97 isoform X9 gives MESVESGPLPPAPDLCGVDVYDVPDPGLLTEKNEPSFSEPVPQRFTSSSEWQSMTVCSRARQLWLLLRASLQSFVEKAKRAELRAARLTHGLEPLRRLAVAAGLCSVAQDPVGRRFVVLDGAGLLHLHREDGLAQEKLPAPITLTGLVAVLGPLGAVGRFVGWGPAGLAILRSDLSLLWLSKPGLFRAPGHEPICCLPVPNPGLLLVAAAGGILALWKFRSGGRCLVPQGSPLQLPASPPGALVRLALGPQPPCHLPCCFAACGSAVLTCDLHTWALIDVRRDLHKTTVSDLAYCSELEAMVTASRDSTVKVWEADWQIRMVFVGHSGPVTAVAVLPNTSLVLSASQDGTLRTWDLQAAAQVGEVALSCWDRSVPPESVSRLLAPAGPGWPLLSLRASSVELWCLRELYSPLAQLSAPVLHLQVVPVLPTLAPPAPQLPVRLVCACADGSVSLVSALTGRVVNALLLEPEDRAAAVAYCLQREVLWLLTRTGHLLCANSARCPMQVLHRLRPPLPPTPRPCCLHLYSHLTDPRSAFASWEIVCQHKGDLCHRDMAWTWKDKNRWVPQPARAGRGDRATQQARVARRYLPVVGHTDGTLSVLELRSSKTVFRTEAHSPGPVTAIASTWNSVVSSGGDLTVKMWRVFPYAEESLGLLRTFSCCHPAVALCALGSRVTVGFEDPDSATYGLVQYGLGNSPRCDHRPQDDPTDHITGLCCCPALKLYACSSLDCTIRIWTAENRLLRAPAAPASARFSHLCPLRSPQPSLLPPLPCCCLCLLLQGARLDSCPEHLSRLLQLNGAPQALTFCSNSGDLVLALGSRLCLVSHRLYLPTSYLVKHGLVFHPSPDGNTSAACVGGGGDLQALIARDHDLQQLGLGLVGPAARPPPSWQQRQEAFDNYLRLIYGPDLLVSEGFPQPLPLPWASGTAHLPHPPCQGTCSGRESQRWSTTTVTVERDTRDACALPGPSQAGVCAEAPTVPTVLPPQDLGTQGRRFARPPRVTLPIPPTHRRVHSRASQLLARSSLSSDLGLSLDLQLQSEPLLGEKPVAPDPPSYLQHRIPLLPKRRPQALLSNLGGFYPATIQPDKDSRRPIHFPGCVPNSVVLQQMWQPGQVGGLKALCQLMGSRPKVGHSRDDLGLRQGGWRHHAKWQQNLLQWLGDAEEQGELVLDLASDSLSPHGQPSDQLLESREQEAEVGRQGAVAGPQELLGEEGSAAVATPLPHQSSRFLLRKPSGSPDTTIRKESYFCRPQYRHRRSLWGERYGHLPRFLHFLIGQNWFKKLFPIFTLEAYPEVGTVEGLASLFLDLLEEASWADRGHILHALLRLLPDVSQDLCSRLQGVLLCLLNRDQPPSLEVSPESRAPPGSGLRHQAELPPTPQDPTQKQFVMLALQLLLACSLDAREVVLELSAYFLYSPAPCRPEIQKLMDGLGLQDPQGFLFQEMTTWVRAPDLGSKAALRERCRQKLEEMMQPLQVRAGSAGGAPARRASRRRLPRLSPWAEERAEPGEASRLLAPALALPPGLSPTPQLPVCHRRESGGVVSGWRGGSTSPASLRGGGGRGRFHPGQDTPSPGSLPQTEAWQPSVAKLSEMLPKIALPPPKGAPPPMSMLSGTTAHVSVTPSVHSGTPSSISWTPARVVSPGELDSAAPEAQAQQMRPQRSSGRSRRALSETLVHFRPFPEVHPWSSAPAALLDEPLPLEQTDWSRSKMLDLGPIDALNFFCEQQRARQQGVLQGEFERPRRPPRLHPRGPNTVVPQPRDRRHYPILRLQEAQVQRPPVKVRGHVLSRLWEDHTLDSPARMLKLPLPRVEPQPFPRDWPRPSRPLPPGLLQPALQRYFLLDGAHPDSYS, from the exons ATGGAGTCGGTGGAAAGCGgccccctgcctccagccccggACCTGTGTGGTGTTGACGTCTATGACGTCCCGGACCCGGGGCTGCTCACGGAAAAGAACG AGCCATCGTTTTCAGAGCCAGTCCCCCAGCGTTTTACCAGCAGCTCAGAGTGGCAGAGCATGACTGTGTGCAGCCGTGCCCGCCAGCTGTGGCTGCTTCTGCGTGCAAGCCTCCAGAGCTTCGTGGAAAAG GCAAAGAGAGCTGAGCTGCGCGCGGCGCGCCTGACGCACGGGCTGGAGCCACTGCGCCGCCTGGCGGTGGCAGCCGGGCTGTGTTCAGTGGCGCAGGACCCGGTGGGTAGACGCTTCGTGGTGCTGGACGGCGCAGGCCTCCTACACCTGCACAGAGAGGACGGCTTGGCACAGGAGAAGTTGCCGGCTCCCATCACACTTACAGGGCTGGTGGCAGTGCTGGGCCCGCTGGGTGCCGTGGGCCGCTTTGTGGGCTGGGGCCCAGCGGGTCTGGCTATACTAAGGTCTGACCTCAGCTTACTGTGGCTGAGTAAGCCAGGGCTGTTCAGAGCACCTGGCCACGAGCCCATCTGCTGCCTGCCGGTGCCCAATCCCGGGCTGCTGCTGGTGGCAGCGGCAGGCGGCATCCTGGCCCTCTGGAAGTTCCGTTCAGGGGGTCGCTGCCTGGTTCCACAGGGGTCgcctctgcagctgccagcaagcCCCCCAGGAGCGCTCGTGCGCCTGGCTCTGGGGCCTCAGCCCCCCTGTCACCTCCCATGCTGCTTTGCAGCCTGCGGCTCTGCTGTGCTCACCTGCGATCTGCACACCTGGGCTCTCATAGATGTGCGACGGGACTTGCACAAAAC CACCGTCTCGGACCTGGCGTACTGCAGTGAGCTCGAGGCCATGGTGACAGCGTCCCGGGACAGCACAGTGAAGGTGTGGGAGGCAGACTGGCAGATCCGGATGGTGTTCGTGGGCCACTCAG GCCCggtgactgctgtggctgtgctcccGAACACGTCCCTGGTGCTGTCGGCTTCGCAGGACGGGACGCTTCGCACGTGGGACCTGCAGGCAGCGGCGCAGGTGGGAGAGGTGGCACTGAGCTGCTGGGACCGGAGCGTGCCGCCCGAGAGCGTGAGCCGCCTGCTGGCCCCTGCCGGCCCGGGCTGGCCCTTGCTCTCCTTGCGCGCCAGCAGCGTGGAGTTGTGGTGCCTGCGTGAGCTCTACTCGCCCTTGGCACAGCTGTCGGCGccagtgctgcacctgcaggtgGTGCCCGTGCTGCCCACGCTGGCGCCCCCGGCCCCTCAGCTGCCGGTGCGCCTTGTGTGCGCATGCGCCGACGGCTCAGTTTCCCTGGTCTCGGCCTTGACCGGACGCGTGGTGAACGCGCTTCTGCTCGAGCCCGAAGACCGCGCGGCCGCTGTGGCCTATTGCCTGCAGCGAGAGGTGCTGTGGCTGCTGACGCGCACCGGGCACCTGCTGTGCGCCAATTCTGCGCGCTGCCCCATGCAGGTGCTGCACCGCCTGCGCCCACCGctgccccccactcccaggcCCTGCTGCCTGCACCTCTACAGCCACCTCACAGACCCCAGGAGCGCGTTTGCCAGCTGGGAGATCGTGTGCCAGCACAAGggcgacctgtgccacagagaCATGGCCTGGACCTGGAAGGATAAGAACCGGTGGGTGCCACAGCCAGCGAGGGCTGGGCGAGGCGACAGGGCCACGCAACAGGCTCGTGTTGCCCGCAGGTACCTGCCTGTGGTGGGGCATACGGATGGCACCCTGTCGGTACTCGAGCTGCGCTCCTCCAAGACTGTTTTCCGAACGGAGGCTCACAGCCCAGGCCCCGTCACCGCCATCGCGTCCACCTGGAACAGCGTCGTGTCCTCGG GGGGAGACCTGACTGTGAAGATGTGGCGCGTCTTCCCCTACGCCGAAGAGAGCCTGGGTCTGCTGCGCACCTTCTCCTGCTGCCACCCGGCCGTGGCGCTCTGTGCCCTGGGGTCGCGCGTCACCGTGGGCTTTGAGGACCCAGACAGCGCCACCTACGGCTTGGTGCAGTATGGCCTGGGCAACAGTCCGCGCTGTGATCACCGGCCCCAGGATGACCCCACCGACCACATCACCG GCCTGTGCTGCTGTCCCGCCCTCAAGCTGTACGCCTGCTCCAGCCTGGACTGTACCATCCGCATCTGGACAGCGGAGAACCGCCTGCTGAG AGCCCCAGCGGCTCCCGCCTCTGCCAGGttctcccacctctgccccctccggagcccccagccctcacttctcccacctctgccctgctgctgcctctgtCTCCTACTCCAAGGTGCAAGGCTGGACTCTTGCCCTGAACACCTCTCCAGGCTCCTGCAGCTGAATGGTGCCCCTCAGGCCCTGACCTTCTGCAGCAACAGTGGGGACCTGGTGCTGGCACTGGGCTCCCGCCTCTGCCTGGTGTCACACAGGCTCTACCTGCCCACGTCTTACCTGGTTAAG CATGGCCTCGTCTTTCATCCATCGCCAGACGGCAACACCTCAGCAGCCTGTgttggaggaggtggg gacttgCAGGCCCTCATCGCCCGGGACCACGACCTTCAGCAGCTAGGACTGGGGCTGGTGGGCCCGGCAGCCCGGCCCCCACCCTCCTGGCAGCAGCGCCAGGAGGCCTTTGATAACTACCTTCGTCTGATCTATGGCCCTGACCTGCTGGTGAGTGAGggcttcccccagcccctccctttgCCCTGGGCCTCTGGCACTGCCCATCTGCCCCACCCTCCCTGCCAGGGCACGTGCTCTGGACGAGAGTCCCAGCGATGGAGCACCACGACTGTCACGGTGGAGAGAGACACGCGGGATGCATGTGCCCTGCCTGGTCCCTCGCAGGCTGGCGTCTGCGCCGAAGCCCCAACAGTGCCGACAGTCCTGCCACCCCAGGACCTGGGCACCCAGGGCCGGCGCTTTGCCCGCCCTCCCCGAGTCACCTTGcccatcccccccacccaccgGAGGGTGCACAGCAGAGCATCCCAG CTGCTGGCCCGCTCCTCCCTGAGCTCCGACCTGGGCCTCAGtctggacctgcagctgcagtcGGAGCCGCTCCTCGGGGAGAAGCCTGTGGCCCCGGACCCACCATCCTACCTGCAGCACAGG ATCCCCCTGCTGCCGAAGAGGCGGCCCCAGGCGCTTCTCTCCAACCTCGGGGGCTTCTATCCTGCCACCATTCAGCCCGACAAG GACTCGAGGCGGCCCATCCACTTCCCTGGCTGTGTGCCCAACTCTGTGGTGCTGCAGCAGATGTGGCAACCCGGGCAGGTCGGCGGCCTCAAAGCCCTCTGCCAGCTCATGGGCAGCAGACCCAAG GTAGGACACAGCCGAGACGACCTGGGGCTGCGCCAGGGCGGCTGGCGGCACCACGCCAAGTGGCAGCAGAACCTGCTCCAGTGGCTGGGGGATGCAGAGGAGCAAGGAGAGCTGGTTCTGGACTTGGCCTCAGATTCTCTGAGCCCCCACGGGCAGCCTTCAGACCAGCTGCTGGAGTCCAGGGAGCAGGAGGCTGAAGTGGGCCGCCAGGGCGCTGTGGCCGGGCCTCAGGAGCTGCTTGGAGAGGAAGggtctgcagctgtggccacGCCCCTGCCCCATCAGAGCTCCAGGTTTTTGCTCCGGAAGCCCAGCGGCTCCCCAGACACCACCATCAGGAAAGAGAGCTATTTCTGCCGCCCCCAGTACCGCCACAGGCGCTCGCTCTGGGGAGAGCGCTATGGGCATCTGCCGAGGTTCCTGCATTTTCTCATCGGCCAGAACTGGTTCAAAAAGCTCTTCCCCATCTTCACTCTGGAG GCGTACCCTGAGGTGGGCACGGTGGAGGGCCTGGCCTCGCTGTTCTTGGACCTGCTGGAGGAGGCCTCCTGGGCAGACCGCGGGCACATCCTCCACGCGCTGCTGAGGCTGCTGCCTGACGTCAGCCAGGACCTCTGCAGCCGGCTGCAGGGCGTCCTCCTGTGCTTGCTCAACCGGGACCAGCCCCCCAGCCTCGAGGTGAGCCCGGAATCCCGCGCCCCACCCGGCTCGGGCCTCAGGCACCAAGCagagctcccccccacccctcaggacCCAACGCAGAAGCAGTTTGTGATGCTGGCGCTGCAGCTGCTCCTGGCCTGCTCCCTGGATGCGCGCGAGGTGGTGCTGGAGCTCTCGGCCTACTTCCTGTACTCGCCAGCGCCCTGCCG GCCGGAGATCCAGAAGCTGATGGACGGACTAGGCCTCCAGGACCCTCAGGGCTTCCTGTTCCAGGAGATGACGACCTGGGTCCGGGCTCCAGACCTCGGCTCCAAGGCCGCACTGCGCGAGCGCTGCCGCCAGAAGCTGGAGGAAATGATGCAGCCGTTGCAGGTCAGGGCGGGCAGCGCTGGGGGGGCGCCTGCCCGCAGAGCCTCTCGCCGCCGTCTCCCCAGGCTCTCCCCCTGGGCAGAGGAGCGAGCTGAGCCGGGCGAGGCCAGCAGGCTCCTCGCCCCGGCTCTGGCTCTGCCTCCCGggctctctcccaccccccagcTTCCTGTGTGCCACCGGAGGGAGTCTGGGGGGGTGGTCTCAGGCTGGCGAGGGGGCAGCACCTCTCCAGCCtccctgcggggggggggggggcggggccgcTTCCACCCGGGCcaggacaccccctcccccggctCCCTCCCGCAGACGGAAGCCTGGCAGCCGTCTGTAGCCAAGTTGTCCGAGATGCTGCCCAAGATAGCGCTTCCCCCTCCCAAGGGGGCCCCGCCACCCATGTCGATGCTCTCTGGGACAACTGCTCATGTATCTGTGACCCCCTCCGTCCACTCTGGGACACCCTCAAGCATCTCCTGGACGCCCGCACGGGTGGTCTCGCCTGGGGAGCTGGACTCGGCCGCGCCGGAGGCCCAGGCGCAGCAGATGCGCCCACAGAGGAGCTCGGGGCGGAGCAGACGTGCGCTGTCGGAGACACTGGTGCACTTCCGCCCCTTTCCTGAGGTCCACCCATGGTCCTCGGCCCCGGCCGCCCTGCTTGATGAGCCACTGCCCCTGGAGCAGACGGACTGGTCGCGGTCCAAAATGCTGGACCTGGGGCCCATCGACGCCCTCAACTTCTTCTGCGAGCAGCAGCGGGCTCGGCAGCAGGGCGTCCTGCAGGGGGAGTTTGAGCGCCCACGACGCCCCCCACGCCTGCACCCACGGGGCCCCAACACGGTGGTGCCACAGCCGCGGGATCGCCG GCACTACCCTATCCTCCGGCTTCAGGAGGCCCAAGTCCAGAGGCCTCCGGTGAAAGTGAGGG GCCACGTGCTGTCCCGGCTCTGGGAGGACCACACCCTGGACAGCCCCGCGAGGATGCTGAAGCTGCCCCTGCCCCGGGTGGAGCCGCAGCCTTTTCCCCGAGACTGGCCCAGGCCCTCCCGTCCGCTGCCCCCGGGGCTCCTGCAGCCTGCCCTGCAGCGCTACTTCCTGTTAGATGGCGCGCACCCCGACAGCTACAGCTGA